The following proteins come from a genomic window of Coffea arabica cultivar ET-39 chromosome 11c, Coffea Arabica ET-39 HiFi, whole genome shotgun sequence:
- the LOC113717367 gene encoding transcription factor BIM2 isoform X2, translating into MKSGKGHQEEEEEEEEDFGAKKDSTPSQNNPKDGKSSDKANAMRSKHSVTEQRRRSKINERFQILRELIPHSDQKRDTASFLLEVIEYVQYLQEKVQKCEGSYQAWNSEPTKLMPWRNSHWRTQSFVSHPQTMKNGSGSGPLYPGRLEDNNITVSSTVQPSQQNPIESDLGREVTSKTMDQQTELTNQAMPMPMPLQAAMPVPIQNDGAFSHSQPRPAPDAQSSDCPITDDMLNHPEGLTIEGGTISISSIYSQGLLNTLTQALQTAGVDLSQATVSVQINLGKQANRGLASGISVTKDHERRSPSGDQLAGQYRDTSNGEDFSQAQKRLKR; encoded by the exons ATGAAATCTGGAAAGGGTCATcaggaagaggaagaagaggaggaggaagatTTTGGTGCCAAAAAAGACTCCACACCATCCCAAAATAATCCCAaag ATGGGAAGAGCAGTGATAAGGCAAATGCAATGAGGTCGAAGCATTCAGTAACAGAGCAGCGAAGAAGAAGCAAGATTAACGAGAG ATTTCAGATTTTGAGAGAGCTGATACCCCATAGTGATCAAAAGCGAGATACTGCATCTTTCCTATTGGAG GTGATCGAGTATGTACAATATCTACAGGAAAAGGTTCAAAAATGTGAAGGATCATATCAGGCTTGGAACTCAGAGCCCACAAAGCTGATGCCCTGG AGGAACAGTCATTGGCGGACTCAGAGTTTTGTCAGTCATCCACAAACAATGAAAAACGGCTCTGGTTCTGGTCCACTGTATCCTGGAAGGTTAGAGGACAATAATATCACTGTATCTTCAACTGTGCAACCAAGTCAACAAAATCCAATTGAATCTGACCTTGGGAGGGAGGTTACCTCTAAAACCATGGATCAGCAAACTGAACTGACCAACCAGGCGATGCCCATGCCGATGCCTTTGCAGGCAGCCATGCCAGTTCCGATCCAGAATGATGGTGCCTTCTCCCACTCCCAACCTAGGCCAGCTCCTGATGCGCAGTCTTCTGACTGTCCAATCACTGATGATATGCTAAACCATCCGGAGGGCTTAACTATTGAAGGGGGCACAATTAGCATCTCAAGCATATATTCACAAGG GTTGCTTAACACATTGACGCAAGCATTGCAGACTGCTGGAGTGGATCTCTCTCAGGCCACTGTCTCGGTGCAGATTAATCTAGGAAAGCAAGCAAATAGAGGACTGGCTTCTGGGATTTCCGTCACTAAA GATCATGAGCGGCGTTCACCTTCTGGTGATCAATTAGCGGGGCAATATCGGGACACAAGCAACGGTGAAGATTTCAGTCAAGCCCAAAAGAGGCTGAAAAGGTGA
- the LOC113717367 gene encoding transcription factor BIM2 isoform X1, whose product MKSGKGHQEEEEEEEEDFGAKKDSTPSQNNPKGADGKSSDKANAMRSKHSVTEQRRRSKINERFQILRELIPHSDQKRDTASFLLEVIEYVQYLQEKVQKCEGSYQAWNSEPTKLMPWRNSHWRTQSFVSHPQTMKNGSGSGPLYPGRLEDNNITVSSTVQPSQQNPIESDLGREVTSKTMDQQTELTNQAMPMPMPLQAAMPVPIQNDGAFSHSQPRPAPDAQSSDCPITDDMLNHPEGLTIEGGTISISSIYSQGLLNTLTQALQTAGVDLSQATVSVQINLGKQANRGLASGISVTKDHERRSPSGDQLAGQYRDTSNGEDFSQAQKRLKR is encoded by the exons ATGAAATCTGGAAAGGGTCATcaggaagaggaagaagaggaggaggaagatTTTGGTGCCAAAAAAGACTCCACACCATCCCAAAATAATCCCAaag GAGCAGATGGGAAGAGCAGTGATAAGGCAAATGCAATGAGGTCGAAGCATTCAGTAACAGAGCAGCGAAGAAGAAGCAAGATTAACGAGAG ATTTCAGATTTTGAGAGAGCTGATACCCCATAGTGATCAAAAGCGAGATACTGCATCTTTCCTATTGGAG GTGATCGAGTATGTACAATATCTACAGGAAAAGGTTCAAAAATGTGAAGGATCATATCAGGCTTGGAACTCAGAGCCCACAAAGCTGATGCCCTGG AGGAACAGTCATTGGCGGACTCAGAGTTTTGTCAGTCATCCACAAACAATGAAAAACGGCTCTGGTTCTGGTCCACTGTATCCTGGAAGGTTAGAGGACAATAATATCACTGTATCTTCAACTGTGCAACCAAGTCAACAAAATCCAATTGAATCTGACCTTGGGAGGGAGGTTACCTCTAAAACCATGGATCAGCAAACTGAACTGACCAACCAGGCGATGCCCATGCCGATGCCTTTGCAGGCAGCCATGCCAGTTCCGATCCAGAATGATGGTGCCTTCTCCCACTCCCAACCTAGGCCAGCTCCTGATGCGCAGTCTTCTGACTGTCCAATCACTGATGATATGCTAAACCATCCGGAGGGCTTAACTATTGAAGGGGGCACAATTAGCATCTCAAGCATATATTCACAAGG GTTGCTTAACACATTGACGCAAGCATTGCAGACTGCTGGAGTGGATCTCTCTCAGGCCACTGTCTCGGTGCAGATTAATCTAGGAAAGCAAGCAAATAGAGGACTGGCTTCTGGGATTTCCGTCACTAAA GATCATGAGCGGCGTTCACCTTCTGGTGATCAATTAGCGGGGCAATATCGGGACACAAGCAACGGTGAAGATTTCAGTCAAGCCCAAAAGAGGCTGAAAAGGTGA
- the LOC113717367 gene encoding transcription factor BIM2 isoform X3, protein MVGAIIVSIFQILRELIPHSDQKRDTASFLLEVIEYVQYLQEKVQKCEGSYQAWNSEPTKLMPWRNSHWRTQSFVSHPQTMKNGSGSGPLYPGRLEDNNITVSSTVQPSQQNPIESDLGREVTSKTMDQQTELTNQAMPMPMPLQAAMPVPIQNDGAFSHSQPRPAPDAQSSDCPITDDMLNHPEGLTIEGGTISISSIYSQGLLNTLTQALQTAGVDLSQATVSVQINLGKQANRGLASGISVTKDHERRSPSGDQLAGQYRDTSNGEDFSQAQKRLKR, encoded by the exons ATGGTGGGTGCAATAATTGTGAGCAT ATTTCAGATTTTGAGAGAGCTGATACCCCATAGTGATCAAAAGCGAGATACTGCATCTTTCCTATTGGAG GTGATCGAGTATGTACAATATCTACAGGAAAAGGTTCAAAAATGTGAAGGATCATATCAGGCTTGGAACTCAGAGCCCACAAAGCTGATGCCCTGG AGGAACAGTCATTGGCGGACTCAGAGTTTTGTCAGTCATCCACAAACAATGAAAAACGGCTCTGGTTCTGGTCCACTGTATCCTGGAAGGTTAGAGGACAATAATATCACTGTATCTTCAACTGTGCAACCAAGTCAACAAAATCCAATTGAATCTGACCTTGGGAGGGAGGTTACCTCTAAAACCATGGATCAGCAAACTGAACTGACCAACCAGGCGATGCCCATGCCGATGCCTTTGCAGGCAGCCATGCCAGTTCCGATCCAGAATGATGGTGCCTTCTCCCACTCCCAACCTAGGCCAGCTCCTGATGCGCAGTCTTCTGACTGTCCAATCACTGATGATATGCTAAACCATCCGGAGGGCTTAACTATTGAAGGGGGCACAATTAGCATCTCAAGCATATATTCACAAGG GTTGCTTAACACATTGACGCAAGCATTGCAGACTGCTGGAGTGGATCTCTCTCAGGCCACTGTCTCGGTGCAGATTAATCTAGGAAAGCAAGCAAATAGAGGACTGGCTTCTGGGATTTCCGTCACTAAA GATCATGAGCGGCGTTCACCTTCTGGTGATCAATTAGCGGGGCAATATCGGGACACAAGCAACGGTGAAGATTTCAGTCAAGCCCAAAAGAGGCTGAAAAGGTGA